A stretch of the Marivirga tractuosa DSM 4126 genome encodes the following:
- a CDS encoding pseudouridine synthase, with protein sequence MDTQLKRINKFLSEAGYCSRRNADKLIEEGAVTINGKIPEMGTKVGPDDEVRVKGELITEPNSNFVYLAFNKPRGIVCTTDTRREKDNIIDYINYPERIFPIGRLDKYSEGLILLTNDGDIVNKILRARNNHEKEYIVHLNKPIKGDFIQKMGDGVPILDTVTKKCFVEQIGKSSFKIILTQGLNRQIRRMCEYFDYKVAGLKRIRIMNVKLDTEKGKWRHLTPNELKEIQELVSHSDKTHDS encoded by the coding sequence TTGGACACACAATTAAAAAGAATCAATAAATTCCTAAGTGAGGCTGGATACTGTTCCCGTAGAAATGCTGATAAATTGATAGAGGAAGGAGCTGTTACTATAAATGGAAAAATTCCTGAAATGGGCACTAAAGTTGGGCCTGACGATGAAGTTAGAGTAAAAGGTGAGTTAATCACAGAACCTAATTCTAATTTTGTCTATCTGGCTTTCAATAAACCTAGAGGAATTGTATGCACAACTGATACTCGCAGGGAAAAAGATAATATCATAGATTACATCAATTATCCCGAAAGAATTTTTCCTATTGGAAGATTAGATAAATATAGCGAAGGGTTAATTCTGCTAACCAATGATGGGGATATTGTCAATAAAATTTTACGAGCCCGGAATAATCACGAAAAGGAATATATCGTTCACTTAAATAAACCCATCAAAGGAGATTTTATTCAAAAAATGGGTGATGGAGTTCCTATTTTGGATACGGTCACCAAAAAATGTTTCGTGGAACAAATAGGCAAAAGCTCCTTTAAAATTATTCTAACGCAAGGTCTAAACCGCCAAATCAGAAGGATGTGTGAATATTTCGATTATAAAGTGGCTGGTTTGAAGCGAATTAGAATCATGAATGTGAAATTAGATACTGAGAAAGGGAAATGGAGACATCTTACTCCAAATGAATTAAAAGAAATCCAGGAATTAGTCAGTCATTCTGATAAAACCCATGATAGTTAA
- a CDS encoding DUF4136 domain-containing protein: MKKLCHILLVVLLFSNGCFISKEYPVEYDYNFLGDFDNYKSFDFFMTPKTMEDDQIDLIQSTIKSHLELIGYSYNTENPSFYVNFLYLSDSLRYRGYEQPKMENFVLFKNKNQKEKEEYLKKDLNITNGTLVINFTETSNYSMIWQGYTTDLYSENIFDDPRKVRVAVLSILNNYAYLPMEEKNN; encoded by the coding sequence ATGAAAAAGTTGTGTCATATTTTACTAGTTGTACTACTGTTTTCAAATGGATGTTTTATATCAAAAGAATATCCAGTCGAATATGATTATAATTTTTTGGGTGATTTTGATAATTATAAGTCATTTGATTTTTTTATGACCCCAAAAACTATGGAGGACGATCAAATCGATCTAATCCAGTCAACTATTAAATCGCATTTAGAATTAATAGGGTACAGCTACAATACTGAGAACCCAAGTTTTTATGTAAATTTTCTATACCTAAGTGATTCTTTAAGATACCGTGGTTATGAACAACCCAAAATGGAAAATTTTGTATTGTTCAAAAACAAAAATCAAAAAGAGAAAGAAGAGTATTTAAAGAAAGACTTAAACATTACAAATGGGACTTTAGTCATTAATTTTACTGAAACCTCAAACTATTCCATGATTTGGCAAGGATATACAACTGATCTGTATTCAGAAAATATTTTCGATGACCCTAGAAAAGTGAGGGTTGCAGTTTTAAGTATTCTGAACAACTATGCTTACCTACCGATGGAAGAAAAAAATAATTAA
- a CDS encoding 50S ribosomal protein L25/general stress protein Ctc, translating into MKTVEIIGYKRANLGKKEAKRLRAEAMVPAVLYGGDEQIHFYAPMILFRPLVFTAEAHFVNINIEGDEYQAILQDVAFHPVSEIILHADFLQLHKGKNIKMNIPVHLEGTAPGVTKGGTLIHKRRSLLVKALPKDMPEHITLDISALDFGKSIKVESVSVENCEILDTPQASIAVVEIPRALRGKATEDEGEEVEGEEGAEGEGADAPAEGAES; encoded by the coding sequence ATGAAAACTGTTGAGATTATAGGGTATAAAAGAGCAAATCTTGGCAAAAAAGAGGCGAAAAGATTAAGAGCGGAAGCTATGGTTCCTGCCGTATTATACGGTGGTGATGAGCAAATCCACTTTTATGCGCCAATGATTCTTTTTCGCCCACTAGTATTTACTGCTGAAGCACATTTCGTTAACATCAATATTGAAGGCGATGAGTACCAAGCAATATTACAAGACGTTGCATTTCACCCAGTAAGTGAAATCATCTTACATGCTGATTTCTTACAATTACACAAAGGAAAGAATATCAAAATGAATATTCCTGTTCATTTGGAAGGTACTGCACCTGGTGTAACTAAAGGGGGTACATTGATTCACAAGAGAAGAAGCCTTCTAGTAAAAGCCTTACCTAAAGATATGCCAGAGCATATTACATTAGACATCAGTGCACTAGATTTTGGTAAATCAATTAAAGTAGAATCAGTTTCTGTTGAAAATTGTGAGATATTGGATACTCCACAAGCATCAATTGCCGTTGTTGAGATTCCAAGAGCACTTAGAGGAAAAGCAACAGAGGATGAAGGAGAAGAAGTTGAGGGAGAAGAAGGAGCTGAAGGAGAAGGTGCAGACGCACCTGCTGAAGGAGCAGAAAGTTAA
- a CDS encoding ribose-phosphate pyrophosphokinase, with amino-acid sequence MSSVKIFSGSASKYLSERIAASYGKPLGDVELQKFSDGELSPYFTESIRGHHVFLIQSTFPPADNIMELLLMIDAARRASAYKVTLVVPYFGYARQDRKDKPRVAIGAKMLANIFEAAGADRIVTCDLHAGQIQGFFNIPVDHMDASAIFVPYLQESITEDTIFASPDIGGSARARKYAKHFKVDMVVCDKQRKKANEVDAMQVIGDVDGRDVIIFDDLVDTAGTLCKAADMLKEKGAKSVRAIITHPVLSGNAYENIANSTLDELITTDTLPLKQKSDKIKVLSVADMFAKAIRKIHDNESISSLFI; translated from the coding sequence ATGTCTTCCGTTAAAATCTTCTCTGGTTCTGCTTCAAAATATTTATCTGAAAGAATAGCTGCTAGCTACGGCAAACCATTAGGAGATGTCGAATTGCAAAAATTTAGTGATGGAGAGCTTTCTCCCTATTTTACAGAATCGATTAGAGGTCATCATGTATTCTTAATCCAATCTACCTTCCCTCCTGCTGATAACATTATGGAATTGCTTCTAATGATAGATGCAGCAAGAAGAGCAAGTGCTTATAAGGTGACTTTAGTAGTTCCCTATTTTGGCTATGCTCGTCAGGATAGAAAAGATAAACCGAGAGTTGCAATCGGGGCAAAAATGTTAGCTAATATTTTTGAAGCAGCTGGTGCAGACAGAATTGTAACTTGTGATTTACATGCCGGGCAAATTCAAGGTTTCTTCAACATCCCTGTTGATCACATGGATGCATCTGCTATTTTTGTACCTTATTTACAAGAAAGTATCACTGAAGACACCATTTTTGCTTCACCAGATATAGGAGGTTCAGCAAGAGCAAGGAAATATGCAAAGCACTTCAAAGTAGATATGGTAGTTTGTGACAAACAAAGAAAAAAAGCAAACGAGGTTGACGCAATGCAGGTGATTGGTGATGTTGATGGTAGAGATGTAATTATTTTTGATGACTTAGTGGATACAGCAGGAACCTTATGCAAGGCTGCAGATATGCTGAAAGAAAAAGGCGCTAAATCGGTAAGGGCAATTATTACGCATCCTGTCTTATCAGGAAATGCTTATGAAAATATTGCCAACTCTACTTTAGATGAGTTGATCACCACCGATACTTTGCCTTTAAAGCAAAAATCAGATAAAATTAAAGTGCTTTCGGTAGCAGATATGTTTGCCAAAGCCATTAGAAAAATACACGACAATGAATCTATTAGTTCATTGTTCATATAA
- the pth gene encoding aminoacyl-tRNA hydrolase, with amino-acid sequence MKYLIVGLGNIGAEYEITRHNIGFLTLDRLADQQKVAFETLKLAMKAEFKYKGRQIHLIKPTTYMNLSGKAVNYWMQELKIPKENIMVITDDIALPFGKLRLRAKGSSAGHNGLKNIEDLTGGQNYARLKFGIGDNFHKGQQVDYVLSPFTQQEFDELPFIMDKACDMVLGFTTIGVNRTMSEFND; translated from the coding sequence ATGAAATACCTGATTGTAGGTTTAGGAAATATTGGAGCTGAGTATGAGATAACCCGTCATAATATCGGTTTTTTAACTCTGGACAGATTAGCTGACCAGCAGAAAGTGGCATTTGAAACCTTGAAACTTGCCATGAAAGCTGAGTTCAAATATAAGGGAAGGCAAATCCATTTAATTAAGCCAACTACGTACATGAACCTATCAGGAAAGGCGGTAAACTATTGGATGCAAGAACTTAAAATACCAAAGGAAAACATCATGGTGATCACAGATGATATTGCTCTTCCTTTCGGTAAATTGCGACTGAGGGCAAAAGGTTCATCAGCAGGTCACAATGGGTTAAAAAATATTGAAGACTTAACAGGGGGACAAAATTACGCCCGATTGAAATTTGGCATTGGGGATAATTTCCACAAAGGACAGCAAGTAGATTATGTATTAAGCCCTTTTACTCAGCAAGAATTTGATGAGTTGCCGTTTATTATGGATAAAGCTTGTGATATGGTTCTAGGATTTACGACCATTGGGGTCAATAGAACTATGAGCGAGTTTAATGATTAA
- a CDS encoding DUF3820 family protein, producing MEGLNPEILKDLVRVKMPFGKYKGTLLCNLPVSYLEWFKRKDGFPPGKLGMQMETLWVIKTNGLEDLLKPLR from the coding sequence ATGGAAGGTCTTAATCCTGAAATTTTAAAAGATTTAGTCAGAGTAAAGATGCCCTTCGGTAAATACAAGGGCACTTTACTTTGTAATTTACCTGTCTCCTATCTTGAGTGGTTCAAAAGAAAAGATGGTTTCCCTCCTGGAAAATTAGGCATGCAAATGGAAACACTCTGGGTTATTAAAACCAACGGACTGGAAGACTTACTGAAACCACTTCGATGA
- a CDS encoding alpha/beta fold hydrolase → MIVKGFISIIFFSLCSYNISFSQETPIIYLFPGQGSDERLFDSLEFKNHTEIVHIKYPIPEKGSSLPDFAIRISQQIDTSQQFVLIGVSLGGMIITELNEFLHPYKSIIISSAKSRSELPFRYRFQKVIPLYKIIPPKLMLAGAKFLQPIVEPDRNTNKSTFKSMLSSKDPIYMKRTVEMIIKWERENAKESIIHIHGTKDHTIPIRNVKPTYIVEGGSHMMTLTQPSPINEIIMNYLNH, encoded by the coding sequence ATGATAGTTAAAGGCTTCATATCAATCATATTTTTTAGCCTTTGCAGTTATAACATTTCATTCTCGCAAGAGACACCCATTATCTATTTATTTCCCGGGCAAGGTTCAGATGAGCGATTATTTGATAGCTTAGAATTCAAAAATCATACAGAAATAGTTCACATAAAATACCCTATTCCTGAAAAAGGAAGTTCTTTGCCTGATTTTGCAATAAGGATTTCTCAGCAAATTGACACCTCTCAGCAATTTGTTTTGATTGGCGTTTCTTTAGGTGGAATGATAATCACAGAACTCAATGAATTTCTCCATCCTTATAAATCAATTATCATTTCCAGTGCCAAATCTCGCTCCGAACTCCCCTTCCGCTATCGATTCCAAAAAGTAATTCCTCTTTATAAAATAATACCTCCGAAATTGATGTTGGCTGGAGCCAAATTTTTGCAGCCAATAGTAGAGCCTGACAGAAATACCAATAAAAGTACTTTTAAAAGTATGCTATCAAGCAAAGACCCCATTTATATGAAACGCACTGTTGAAATGATCATTAAATGGGAAAGGGAAAATGCTAAGGAAAGCATTATTCATATCCATGGAACTAAGGACCATACTATCCCCATAAGAAATGTAAAGCCCACCTATATCGTTGAAGGAGGTTCGCACATGATGACTTTAACACAGCCCTCTCCTATTAATGAAATTATAATGAATTATTTGAATCATTAA
- a CDS encoding M1 family metallopeptidase → MKYMRVLKLSVLMFLGVMSSLFAQEPQETNQDLFKFFGDRSGNEFRSASGKPGYNYWQNSADYKINVTLDEENEMINGNITIEYTNNSPEALEFVWLHLEQNRFTETSRGTLTTPIQGNRYAGDMDGGYNITNLKAVSGRRGNPSSEYIITDTRMQVFFDEPIEAKGGTATISMNFEYKIPVKGMDRMGQLKVDDGTIFAMAQWYPKMVVFDDVRGWNTEPYLGAGEFYLDYGDFEYNVTVPYNHIVVGSGELLNPQEVLTSQQQNRMAKAAKSDETVHIITADEVGDPSITRPKQSGNLTWKFKIENARDVAWGSSPAFIWDAAKIDLPSGKKAMAQSAYPKESDGEDGYGRSTEYSKASVEHYSNMWFEYPYPNAVNVAADIGGMEYPGLNFCGYQSKNKSLWGVTDHEFGHNWFPMIVGSNERLYAWMDEGFNTFINFYSSEEFNDGEFADDLDETRSYVGWLTSESREKIATYPDVADTRNLGMIAYMKPAMGLLMLREYILGHERFDNAFKAYINRWAYKHPTPGDFFNTMENVSGESLSWFWKTWFYGNGNIDIALDGVYPYQGSYLLVLANKGEVPMPVKMKVTYADGTDEMVELPVEIWQRGNSWNHLLSTGKEVEKIELDPNKILPDINGSNDVWPSPYYEDK, encoded by the coding sequence ATGAAATATATGAGAGTATTAAAACTATCGGTATTGATGTTTTTAGGCGTAATGAGCAGCCTATTTGCACAAGAACCTCAAGAAACCAATCAGGATCTATTCAAATTTTTTGGCGACAGAAGTGGAAATGAGTTCAGATCAGCATCGGGTAAACCTGGATATAACTACTGGCAGAACAGTGCTGATTATAAGATTAACGTCACTTTGGATGAAGAAAATGAAATGATAAATGGTAATATAACCATTGAATATACTAATAATAGTCCAGAAGCATTAGAATTCGTTTGGTTGCATTTAGAGCAAAATCGTTTTACGGAAACTTCTAGAGGTACTTTGACCACTCCAATCCAAGGAAATCGCTATGCAGGTGATATGGATGGTGGTTATAATATCACCAATTTAAAAGCAGTAAGTGGAAGACGAGGGAATCCTTCAAGCGAATATATTATTACTGATACTAGAATGCAGGTTTTCTTCGATGAACCAATTGAAGCAAAAGGCGGTACTGCTACTATAAGCATGAATTTCGAATACAAAATTCCTGTAAAAGGTATGGATAGAATGGGGCAGTTGAAAGTTGATGATGGCACTATATTCGCTATGGCTCAATGGTATCCGAAAATGGTTGTGTTTGATGATGTTAGAGGCTGGAATACTGAGCCTTATTTAGGTGCAGGTGAGTTTTATTTAGATTATGGTGACTTTGAATATAATGTAACAGTTCCTTACAACCACATTGTAGTGGGTTCTGGAGAATTGTTAAATCCTCAAGAAGTATTGACCAGCCAACAGCAAAATAGAATGGCTAAAGCAGCCAAAAGTGATGAAACGGTTCATATTATAACGGCTGATGAGGTAGGTGATCCTTCTATTACAAGACCAAAGCAATCAGGAAACTTAACCTGGAAATTTAAAATTGAAAATGCTAGAGATGTAGCATGGGGTTCATCACCAGCTTTTATCTGGGATGCAGCTAAAATTGACTTACCAAGTGGAAAAAAAGCAATGGCTCAATCTGCTTATCCTAAAGAAAGTGATGGTGAAGATGGTTACGGTAGATCAACGGAATATTCTAAGGCATCAGTAGAGCATTATTCTAATATGTGGTTCGAATATCCTTACCCAAATGCAGTGAATGTGGCAGCGGATATTGGAGGAATGGAATATCCTGGTTTGAATTTCTGTGGATATCAATCAAAAAACAAATCATTATGGGGTGTTACAGATCATGAATTTGGCCATAACTGGTTTCCAATGATAGTGGGAAGTAATGAAAGACTTTATGCCTGGATGGATGAAGGCTTCAATACCTTTATTAATTTCTATTCTTCAGAGGAATTTAATGATGGCGAATTTGCAGATGATTTGGATGAAACAAGGAGCTATGTAGGATGGTTGACAAGCGAAAGCAGAGAGAAAATCGCTACTTACCCTGATGTTGCAGATACTCGAAATTTGGGTATGATAGCTTATATGAAGCCTGCAATGGGACTTTTAATGCTAAGAGAGTACATCTTAGGACATGAGAGATTTGACAATGCTTTCAAAGCTTATATAAACAGATGGGCTTATAAGCACCCAACTCCAGGAGACTTCTTTAATACAATGGAGAATGTTTCAGGTGAAAGCTTATCTTGGTTCTGGAAAACATGGTTCTACGGAAATGGCAATATTGACATTGCTCTAGATGGTGTTTACCCTTATCAAGGCAGCTATCTACTGGTTTTAGCTAATAAAGGCGAAGTACCAATGCCAGTGAAAATGAAAGTTACATACGCAGATGGAACTGACGAAATGGTTGAACTTCCAGTTGAAATCTGGCAAAGAGGAAATTCATGGAATCATTTGTTAAGCACTGGCAAAGAAGTGGAGAAAATCGAACTTGATCCTAATAAAATTCTTCCGGATATTAATGGAAGTAACGATGTATGGCCAAGTCCATATTATGAAGATAAATAA
- a CDS encoding 3-hydroxybutyryl-CoA dehydrogenase, producing MENIAVIGSGTMGNGIAHVFAQNGFKVSLIDISEAALEKGMATIAKNLDRQVKKEKIDEAKKTETLNNITTFTSVKEGAKGADLVVEAATENTDLKLKIFKELDEVCDEKTILASNTSSISITKIASVTNRPEKVIGMHFMNPVPVMKLVEIIRGYSTSDEVTERIMEMSKKLGKIPEEVNDYPGFIANRILMPMINEAIFSLFEGVAGVKEIDSVMKLGMAHPMGPLQLADFIGLDVCLSILNVLHDGLGDPKYRPCPLLINMVQAGKLGAKSGEGFYDYGHGTKDLVVASTFKK from the coding sequence ATGGAAAATATAGCAGTAATTGGTTCAGGAACGATGGGTAACGGCATAGCGCATGTTTTTGCTCAAAATGGTTTTAAAGTTTCTTTAATTGACATAAGTGAAGCTGCTCTTGAAAAAGGAATGGCTACTATCGCTAAAAACTTGGACAGACAAGTAAAAAAAGAAAAAATAGACGAAGCCAAGAAAACTGAAACGCTTAATAATATCACTACTTTCACATCAGTAAAAGAGGGCGCAAAAGGTGCTGATTTGGTAGTGGAAGCTGCAACTGAAAATACAGATTTAAAACTAAAAATCTTTAAGGAACTAGATGAGGTTTGCGATGAGAAAACAATCCTTGCTTCCAACACTAGTTCAATTTCAATTACAAAAATTGCGTCAGTTACCAACAGACCAGAAAAAGTGATTGGAATGCACTTTATGAATCCAGTTCCTGTAATGAAATTAGTAGAGATTATCCGTGGATATTCTACTTCTGATGAAGTGACAGAGCGAATCATGGAGATGTCTAAAAAATTAGGCAAAATCCCTGAGGAAGTGAATGACTATCCTGGTTTTATTGCCAACAGAATATTAATGCCTATGATCAATGAAGCGATCTTTAGCTTATTCGAAGGTGTTGCAGGCGTGAAAGAAATTGATTCCGTGATGAAATTAGGTATGGCTCACCCAATGGGTCCATTACAATTAGCTGACTTTATTGGTTTGGATGTTTGTTTAAGCATTTTAAATGTATTGCATGATGGTTTAGGCGATCCTAAATACAGACCTTGCCCGCTGCTTATCAATATGGTGCAAGCTGGGAAATTAGGCGCTAAATCTGGGGAAGGGTTTTACGATTACGGCCATGGAACAAAAGATTTGGTAGTTGCAAGCACTTTCAAAAAGTAA
- a CDS encoding M16 family metallopeptidase, with amino-acid sequence MLKMKSLVIAFLLFLAVSPVWSQNSELNNALEKPIPLDPKVKVGQLENGLTYYIRQNEKPEDKVEFRLVINAGSMQENDKQLGLAHFTEHMAFNGTENFKKNELVDYLQSAGVKFGADLNAYTSFDETVYILPIPTDEETLDNGLTVLEDWAGGLLMTGDEIDKERGVVLEEWRLGQGAGQRMRDEYFPVLFKDSRYAERLPIGKKEILENFEYETLRSFYEDWYRPNLMAVIAVGDIDPAEMEKEIKARFGDLQNPKKAKKKKLYEVPAHEETYVSIVTDKEANFNQIQLYYKHDNEEMKTLSDMRRDLVYSLYNGMLGQRLDELRQSANPPFLFASTSFSQMVRNKSAYSSFAVVGENGFEKGVQVLAEENKRIKEHGFTASELDRYKKTFLNNAEKRVKELDKTESTRFASAYIQHFLSENPIPGAEFEFEFYQNLINTITLPEINMLASKWVTDENRVVVLTGAEKEGVEMPSEEEILSILEEVENSDLEPYKDEDVAESFMTTAPKAGKVQNRVVHDELGVTELELNNGVRVILKPTQFKNDEVKMRAYSFGGHSQYEMEDYYSASNATSLITEAGVADFSNTEIKKMLSGKTVRVSPYISSLSEGFRAEASPQDLEEMFQLTHLYFTAPRMDEEAFGSYVSKNKMLFGNLMSNPQFYYSDKLSMILSQDNPRGGGFPKAEDLDKIDFQRAYNIYKERFADASDFTFVFVGNFDVEGITPMLETYLGSLPTIERKDNWVDLGIRPPEGIVKEEIIKGTDQKSYATILYHGDTEYDKQKSYYLKSLGELVTNELIDILREEKSGVYGVGASGSMSRLPESRYSFRIAFPCGPENVDELVKTTHEILADIKANGVKEEDLDKVKEAQLKGLKEDLKKNDYWLNRLYSFYYYDDDLSNFIVTEDKIQSLSADDLKMAANEFLNEDQFVEAILLPEEESAE; translated from the coding sequence ATGCTTAAAATGAAATCTTTAGTGATCGCTTTCTTGCTGTTTTTAGCAGTAAGTCCAGTATGGTCACAAAATTCAGAACTTAACAATGCCTTAGAGAAACCGATTCCATTGGATCCTAAGGTGAAAGTAGGACAATTAGAAAATGGTTTGACCTACTACATTCGCCAAAATGAAAAACCCGAAGATAAGGTAGAATTTCGTTTGGTTATTAATGCAGGTTCCATGCAGGAAAATGACAAACAATTGGGCCTAGCTCACTTTACTGAGCACATGGCGTTTAATGGAACCGAAAATTTCAAAAAGAACGAATTAGTAGATTATCTACAGTCTGCAGGTGTAAAATTCGGTGCTGATTTAAATGCTTATACTAGTTTTGATGAAACAGTATACATTCTGCCAATTCCTACAGATGAAGAAACATTGGATAATGGTCTGACTGTACTAGAAGATTGGGCAGGAGGATTGCTGATGACTGGAGATGAGATTGATAAAGAAAGAGGGGTTGTTTTGGAGGAATGGAGATTGGGACAAGGAGCAGGTCAAAGAATGAGAGATGAATACTTTCCTGTTTTATTTAAAGATTCAAGATATGCTGAAAGACTACCGATTGGCAAAAAGGAGATCTTAGAGAATTTCGAATATGAAACTCTCCGTTCATTTTATGAGGATTGGTACAGACCTAATTTGATGGCAGTTATTGCAGTGGGAGATATAGACCCAGCAGAAATGGAGAAGGAAATCAAAGCGCGATTTGGTGATTTGCAAAATCCTAAAAAGGCAAAAAAGAAAAAATTATATGAAGTGCCTGCTCATGAAGAAACCTATGTTAGCATTGTAACGGATAAAGAAGCTAATTTCAATCAGATTCAACTTTATTATAAGCATGATAATGAAGAAATGAAAACATTATCGGATATGAGAAGAGATTTGGTTTATAGCCTCTATAATGGAATGCTAGGTCAAAGATTAGATGAGTTGAGGCAATCAGCTAATCCACCATTTTTATTTGCTAGTACCAGCTTTTCCCAAATGGTTAGAAATAAAAGTGCTTATTCTTCTTTTGCTGTTGTTGGTGAGAATGGCTTTGAGAAAGGAGTACAAGTGTTGGCCGAAGAGAACAAGCGAATCAAAGAGCATGGATTTACCGCATCTGAACTCGATCGCTATAAAAAGACTTTTTTGAATAATGCTGAAAAGAGAGTTAAAGAGCTGGACAAGACCGAGTCAACCAGATTTGCAAGTGCCTATATTCAGCATTTTTTAAGTGAGAACCCTATTCCAGGTGCAGAATTTGAATTCGAATTTTATCAAAACTTGATTAACACTATCACTTTACCTGAGATCAATATGCTGGCTAGCAAATGGGTGACAGATGAAAATAGGGTTGTAGTGCTTACAGGAGCTGAAAAAGAAGGAGTGGAAATGCCAAGTGAGGAAGAAATACTTTCCATTTTAGAGGAAGTCGAAAATTCTGATTTGGAACCTTATAAAGATGAAGATGTAGCTGAAAGCTTCATGACTACTGCTCCAAAAGCAGGGAAAGTGCAAAATAGGGTCGTGCATGATGAGCTTGGTGTAACAGAACTTGAGCTAAATAATGGAGTTAGGGTAATACTTAAGCCAACGCAATTCAAAAATGATGAAGTTAAGATGCGGGCCTATAGTTTTGGTGGTCATAGCCAATACGAAATGGAAGACTATTATTCTGCCTCTAATGCGACTTCTTTAATTACTGAAGCGGGAGTTGCCGATTTTTCTAATACCGAGATCAAAAAAATGCTTTCTGGTAAAACTGTAAGGGTAAGTCCCTATATTTCAAGTTTATCAGAAGGTTTTAGAGCAGAAGCAAGTCCACAGGATTTAGAAGAGATGTTCCAGCTTACTCATCTTTACTTTACAGCTCCAAGAATGGATGAAGAAGCCTTTGGTTCTTATGTGAGTAAGAATAAAATGTTATTTGGTAATTTAATGTCAAATCCTCAATTCTACTACAGTGATAAATTGAGCATGATTCTTTCTCAAGACAACCCTAGAGGTGGCGGATTTCCAAAGGCAGAAGATTTAGATAAAATTGATTTTCAAAGAGCTTACAACATTTACAAAGAAAGGTTTGCAGATGCCAGTGATTTTACATTTGTTTTTGTTGGAAACTTTGATGTTGAGGGGATCACTCCAATGTTGGAAACTTATTTGGGGAGCTTGCCAACAATTGAAAGAAAAGATAATTGGGTAGATTTAGGTATCAGACCTCCTGAAGGAATAGTGAAAGAAGAAATTATTAAAGGAACTGATCAAAAAAGTTATGCTACTATCTTATATCACGGTGATACAGAATATGATAAGCAAAAAAGTTATTATCTAAAATCACTAGGAGAGCTAGTCACAAATGAATTGATTGACATCCTTAGAGAAGAGAAAAGTGGTGTTTATGGAGTTGGTGCTTCTGGAAGTATGTCAAGACTACCGGAAAGTCGTTATTCATTTAGAATTGCCTTCCCTTGTGGACCTGAGAATGTAGATGAGTTGGTTAAAACTACCCATGAAATTTTAGCTGATATCAAGGCCAATGGTGTAAAGGAAGAAGATCTAGATAAGGTGAAAGAAGCTCAGTTGAAAGGATTGAAAGAGGATTTGAAAAAGAATGATTATTGGTTGAACAGATTGTATAGCTTCTATTACTATGATGACGATTTAAGCAATTTTATCGTTACAGAAGATAAGATTCAGTCTTTATCGGCAGATGATCTGAAAATGGCGGCAAATGAATTCTTAAATGAAGATCAATTTGTAGAAGCTATTTTACTTCCTGAAGAGGAATCTGCAGAGTAA